The genomic interval TGCTTGTGTTTAAAATCTAAAGAAAAATCTAAGAAAACCGTTGCTACAGTAGTATGactatgttataataataataatcctaAAGGACATCCTCTTTTTGTTGGATTTACTAATAATTTATTCTAAATTTAGGTTTGTGAATCAAGATTACTATGTaactaatttacatatttttgtttatttgtattaaaaagaTTCAATATAACTAAGTATGTTGCATCAAACAGCTCATTGTAATGGAGGGAAATATTGGAACATCTGAACAAAACAAACCTAAGTTCTTTAGAATtgttagttttaattaaattcacATATACTGAGTAGTATGAATGATGTTTAAGGTTTACTGTGCAATGTCATAACAAACATGGTAAGCTTCTTAATTAGTAttagttataaattattataagaTTCCAACAAAAAGGAGGACgagtaaataaacaatttcttttataacataatatatagtCATACTACGTTtactttgatttgtttttattgttcaactatgattttaaaatatctaACAGTATTCTGTATAGCATTTGTCATTCATTTACCGGAGTTCTTTAAAATTGTGATATAGTTTAGATCTGTAAgtataatactaaatattaataatgatctTGGTGATGAAAGATTTAACTGTGatgttattcattaaaattaatagaatTATCTACTTAGGACTTGGTacaaaaaatattccaatacaccCAGTCGTTACCAAGTTACGCAAAGTCTTAACTTTGACCATATTGACCTTTTGGCCCCTGTACTGACCAAGCATTCCAGTTTTTTTGGCCAAcagtaaaaaaatgatttatattgatataaggaagcaaaaaaaACCTTGTTGGcatagtttgctagagggtgcaGGTGAACCATTTCTGGCTCCGCAACTACTTTCTTCTTCCCTCAACCATTTCAAACACATAATCATTTTCTCCAAACTATTCCTATTTTGtaactactgtagtttattttatgaaacatatatttgttattcaCACTGTAATTTTCACTGattctgtaataaaaataatgttttttattctaACTATTTGATGCATAAAGCCAATGCTTTTTAATTCCAAAGTATAGCAAACAATGTAACATCATTAAATGTTTTTGCAGACGAATATTGTTGGCGAAATGGCAAACGATGATGAAATAATTGAGAAGTTCGATAAATTCATCTTTGAATTCAGTAAAATTTACGAatcatataaatttaaatggttGAGATTCTGCTTATTTAACATACTGTGTTACAGTGACCTCATAGCTGCAACTTCAGGACATCAGTTTTTAAATTCACTAGAAGATGTTGGAGTTATTCCACACGATGATGTTCATCTTTTATTAGATATCGCAAAACTGTCACGTTTAAAAAAGGCAGAAGATCTTGTAATtgattatattaaaacaaatggtCAAAATAAGGCCAAACCAGTGCTGTCAAACTATCGGAAAAAGAATACGGCCAAGATTATGACGGCTTAGAATTaacttatttaaaaatgtatataatgcAATTAATgggaaataatattaatagccgcctataatataatttaagatcttgaaatcttaaattattttcaatttttaataatccatttctatttaaattatttaaaagctttatatttgtgtacagtattaaattTGCAtctttactaggcctatatgaacGATGTTTCGATACCTGTTAGACAGATGGGATACGATGGGATACCTGCTAGTTtggggaagaatttgttttagAGGTGTCTGTTACCCATTGTCTTCTCCCTTCAGTGTGAATAATTTAGCTGAATTTTGTTCAAGATTACGGCTAAATTAGTTTCCCGTatctataattaattattacttagGCTAGTCATTTGTGTAGTAAATGTCTTTTGGTGATGGTGTCGACGACTTCATATAATGAAACTGTTTCAATGCGTCttattttcttctttaaatATGTGTGTATTGCTATTTAATGGTAAACAAATGTGTGTCTTTGCTGCTTAAACAGTTTCTATTTATTTGGTTTGGAAAGGAAAATtatcgaaataaaaaataaattgttatttgttgtttttgtaataagACAATTCATTGTACTATTTCATATAAAACGTATTTTTGTTTAGGGGACAATGCACAAATATCATTCATTCGTAAAACTCCATTATTAGTCCCTGTATTTGATGATTGATTATTACAACCCGGATTGAATTATGCAAGCAAAACCGATGAACCGAATGGTTTTGTTTATTGATTGgtaatgttaattaaaaacaaattatattcgTTTGTTTGGCTATTCGCGTTAACCTCATTACCAAACGCGTCATTGGTTCAGTAAACATTGGTAATGTTTAAGTGTTAAACTTAACACGTCATCAAATTCTGATACGTGCCACGATAGTTTCAAGCCCGTCACTATTCACTAATCCAAATTGAATtgtaatctgtaatttaacagTAGGTGAGTCAACATAATGTTTAGTTGACGCACAGAAACCTGCGTTGACGATTATTACGTTTCATTATGTTGTAGGCATAGTAAAACAATATTGAATATGtaattgtgttttctttgtaggcctactctcgTAGTAAAAAGTAACGTAACTAGCTGCAGGAAGACTTTAAGGTAGGTTGAATTTAACCTATATCCTCTTCTATTCGCTCTATCTATAGTCATGTAGCATAGTCTGTTAGGCCTACATCTACTGCAATTACATTTTACACATTTTCAAATAACAACGAAATTACGCTCTGTTGGTATAAAATACATTACCACCATTTCAGCGTCATGACGCCAAGAAATGAAACATCGTACAAAGGGGAATTGATCTATTGAATAGAGTATAGACATatatagtgtaggcctaatgtggGTAGTTAGGAAGTTCTATAATCATTAACGGACGTTTTATCCTGTACATTCACACTACCAGGAAAACATTAAAATCCATGTTTCGTGGCCTACATGTACATACATGTGTTATGTTATCTTTCATCATAAAATCTTatgataaacattaaaaaaactgtTCAATATTATTGGtctacattttaataatatcttATATTAATGACAATGACAAGAATATACTTAGATTAGGTTAtatagaaaaaataatgtttttatatttgtgcgatgttaaaaataatataaattctaTTATTAATCGGGCTTCGCCTCATGAAAATAgaatttcatctttcaccttCTGAAACTATTTGTACCATCGCactcattatttgtatataggcctaataaaccAATTTAGGCAAGACCCGGTGGCTATTATTAATGACTTactaatgaaacaaaaacaaattgaaaatataacatTCTTAggattttattataatataaataaaatgagaaaGTTACCTGAACTTATTCGTGCAAATAATAGTCATGTAATGGGATACAGTAGGGACTAGTGAGTTTTATATTGCAAAAGCATAAGATTACAAGAGTTATTATATTCCGTAAAAAGGAAACGAAACAtctacaaataaattaatagatcTATACAGGTGCGATTTTGTATAATGAAACAAAGCAaacagttttgttttaatttaattgcaGAAGtggaaataatttgttttattttaatagtgtTCCTTGTTATCAATGAATGTAGAGTATTGCGCAGTTATCTTTaggtttgtatttattttaccgATAAAAAGAGATTTATTTAGGAAAATGTAAATAGACAAAGAAATTGTGTAAccttatacccctttcacaccaaaagcaaaactccggagacactccggagacaccccggagacaccccggagttgacgtcccgctgtttggtgtgaaaggggtattatatAAGTAGGCCTGTTATTTGTATGTTGCTTGTTGTTTGTTTAGAGACCTTACgatcatttttaaattataattatgattctTAAACAATATAGTAATGTATCTGATTGTGTTCGTTTATACGCGAATTTTGCAGTAGGCGTTTCAAAAGCTGATGTTATAGATGTTTTAATTAAGTCAGCCATCAATGGACCCGTAAAAATAACTGTATCCTCAACCAGCCATACAAGTCTGTGATACAGCAACAATTGTTGTTGTCGATTATCttttatgataaaaatggtGAATGAAATTAAGTAAAACCTTTGATACCCACTGCAGTCTTTCAGACGAGATGTAAGTATATGTATATGTTAATATTAAAGATGTGttatcccccaaaaacatgaaaaatgaagattaattaaatcagacttttaataggttattttgtagttttaataaagttaatcacttctgtagaaaaaataaCCGTTTTcacttatattttttttccaatctaatttttggtcaaagtggataactaatatatgacattaaaatggcaaatttaacagaaatgtttttaataattatttttttcagggggacaatttacatctatatattatacacacAAACCTAGTTGCTATAGTTCCTTATTACatgtttgttatatttacagCAGAAATTGATCATGGCGTCAAATAATGAAATCGATAATATTGCCCTCACTGCTAATCCGTTTTATGCATTCATAACTGATCAACATAATGGCATGGTCGATGAAGAATTCAAGAAAGTCAAACTCCAGTCAAAAGACAAGTTGGTCAGGATTGTCTacgataaaataaaaacaccgcTAGATTTATTTGAGAAACTCTGCGATAATGGAATTATCTCGGAGGACGATACTACATTTCTGGAGGAAGTATACCATCATATCCAGAACAAGATTGGCCTACACGAGATTGAAGAGTACAAACGTAAAAGAAAGGAACATAAAGAACGTATCAGGTTATTGTCAGTAAAAACCGATTCATTGTTTGTTGGAAGAGACAAAGTATTGCACAAGATCTTACAGGCTTTTGCTGCGAAAACTGGAAAATGTTGTTGTGTGATTCTCGCCGGTTCGCCTGGAATTGGAAAAACAAAGTTATCGATTCAGACATGCGCAATCTACCCAGCATTTCTAATAGAAGAAAAAGTGGTTGTTACGTAAgcatgttataatattgctatTAAACTACTacgtattttaattttagtttcTGTTTTAGGtgttagatatataaattaTAGCCGAACCATCCTTAAGAGACTGAACacattatttaataacaattacaattttcttttcaatttatgaataattaaaattctaaatatgactgaaatattttttttgtctacAGTACTTACCTTATAAACTTGAGGAACTTGATGTCAATGAACGAAGTAGGGGCTGCTATCATGAATGCAATTGGTGTCAAAGATGTAGTACCATCTACATTTGATGTAGACGAGTTATTAGGAAAGATACGAGATATGAAATCAGGTATATTTTACAGTAGACAGTACAGTAGACTAACGGTTAAAACCCCAAAATTTGAGGCACTACACATATCAATTtgaaatcaaccaatcacaaATGTTAATCAATTTATCAGTTCtaaattatatactattataCTGTGTATGATAATAAGTTACAATATGgtatatataacatttgtttttcagaAACAATAGTCTACTTGGATAATGCTGATGATGTTTTGAGACCAAGACGCCCTGTACGAGAACACTTCATCAATTTTCTTGTTAAATTTATTCGTGAAGAAAATCAGAGAGTAAAATTCCTAATCACAACAAGATACAGAGTTGATAATGAGTCCTTATTGTCTGTAATCAGCTTTCATCAGCTTGATATAAAACCTCTTCAGGTGTTGGATGCCATGTCTCTCCTTCGTCGCTCATCTGACCTTCCAAATCTTGATGAGACGATTTGTAAAGATTTGGTTTTTGTTTGTGGCCACAACCCTCACGCGATTCGAGCTGTGGCCAGCCGTATGAAACTAGGACATATGCAACCAAAAGAGTTTCTGGAACTTCTGAAAACCCCGGCTCTGGCTAAACAAGTTTTCGATCACAAGTATGGCGTAAAAATGTCTACTGAAGGCCAGGAGATCGAACAACAGGAGAGCGTTGTCAGATGCCTACGTGTTGTGTTTGATCAACTGGACAACAAGTACAAGTCATTGTTGATAAAGCTGTCCGTCTTTCCGAGCTTCTTTTACAGAGATGTAGCTTCTATCATTCTTGGTGAGGAGAAGAGCGTCACTGGCTTGTATCTACAAGATCTCTGTATCTATGGTCTTTTGGAATTCGATAAGCttgatcaatttaaaaacatcGATTCTTGTGAAGGGGATTGTAATCAGTACAATGTCCATACACTGGTGAGGCTCACCTGTGAACTTGAGACAAGAGATGATTCTTTAAGACCCTTTTTTTATACTGCCATGATAGCATTCCTCAATCATTACCATCGAGTGATCAATGACATCTGTGAACTTGCAAACAAACATTTCAAGGAAGGCCTTGAAAAGTACCAGAGTGATAAAATCAATCTAGTACAATATCTGGAACATGAAGCAAACAGAAAACCGACAAACTCTGCAAAAGAATTAAACTTTTCTCAGGAGGACAGACGGTATGTTGTCTTTGATGGCTTGGTCGAGGCAGATCGAAGCCAAATCACGCAAAGCTAAGGCAGAAGGAGACTTGATCAGTTACAGCTTTTTATGCGCATGGGTAGGTGACCAATATATATGTCAAGCCCAGATATTAGAGGCACACAAAGCCGCAGACAACGGATTGACGACACTTGATAAACTAAAATCTGGAGACAAAAGTCATGAAAATACAATGATTGCCAAAGCCGCCTGCCTGTACGTGAGAGGACGAGCCTATATCGGGCAGCAGAAATATGAGGAAAGTTTGATAGTTCTTCATGAATCGTTAGCTTTGCGACGAAAACTTGAAGGAGACCATACGATGACCGCACGTGTACTCAACACAATTGGTCAGGTGTTCTATTGTCAGAAAAAACTTCGGGATGCCCAGCGCTATCACCAAGAGGCATGGGACATGATTGACAAAATCACAGGCGGTAAACCAGAAGTACATATTGATTTTTCTGTGTATGTCATGAATGTGGGAACCTGTTTTAGAAGCTGGGGAAATAGATACACTGATGCTAAGGAaacagaaaaggccaaggagcAATATGAAAAAGCTTTAGATTTTTTCAATAATGCTTTAAAAATGCAGCAGAGGAGCTTTCCTGGTCTAGAGATTAAACTGACGTCAAAGATTCTTAGGAATAGAGCACTTTGCTACTTTGAAATGGAAGAATACACCAAAGCTCTACCAGATGCTGAACGAAGCTTGCGCATTAGCCAACGGATTTTGAAAGAGAACCCTGACACAGCTAGATGTCTGTACTTTGTTGGATGTACTCACCATCATATTGGTAAGAAAATACTAACAGCTGAAGACGTATCGGAGGACGAAAAAGGTAAGATAAATGTGTCCGGCCTTCTAGGAGCAAGCGGGAAAAATACATAATCTTGTCAAATTTCAAATGAAagaaggccatatacatggctgcagtcgatcgcgtgctcaagttagtgtttaccgaccaaccgaccgacatagtgagctagctgaaaatgaaaaaaatgacagTAGTTTTAGATGACATACAACTATTCTATTACCCATAGCACTGTGGTCAGTATTTGGGAAATTTAAGAATAGAAATGTAGGTATATACCTACATTATTATAACCAATTTCATTTGCTATGATAATTTTTCTGCAGCGGATGCTTACAACCACTACAGTCTTAGTATGAAATTCCTTGAGGAAGCCTACAATATGGAGCATAGTCTGGGACCCCATCGACGAAGCATTGACTATGATGACCTTAAGAAAGAGATAATGGATGTACTCAGTTCACTCCGAAAAGATGAGGATGCCAAAAATCTCTGGGAACAACGATTTGCagtatgaatttttttttctaaagaaaagtatttgaaaataaaatactggggtcaGATTTATCAAACACGCTTAGAAAAAAAATCCTCTAAACctggttttaaatattttgttttagtcAGTTTACAAATACCCTAAGCAACTATTTGTAAGTTTATTTTCTTAATTCCATAACCTACCGTGGACTAGTTTGATAAATAAAGCCGTAGTTTTTCTCTTGAGCTTCTTCTTAAAAATCTTGACAACAAGATTGATATATTTTCCGCCAGGCCTGGTGGTATAAGATGTGACTGACGggtaaaatagtttaaaattagCTCAAGGAACTTTTTTCcttgttaaatca from Antedon mediterranea chromosome 5, ecAntMedi1.1, whole genome shotgun sequence carries:
- the LOC140049667 gene encoding uncharacterized protein translates to MASNNEIDNIALTANPFYAFITDQHNGMVDEEFKKVKLQSKDKLVRIVYDKIKTPLDLFEKLCDNGIISEDDTTFLEEVYHHIQNKIGLHEIEEYKRKRKEHKERIRLLSVKTDSLFVGRDKVLHKILQAFAAKTGKCCCVILAGSPGIGKTKLSIQTCAIYPAFLIEEKVVVTTYLINLRNLMSMNEVGAAIMNAIGVKDVVPSTFDVDELLGKIRDMKSETIVYLDNADDVLRPRRPVREHFINFLVKFIREENQRVKFLITTRYRVDNESLLSVISFHQLDIKPLQVLDAMSLLRRSSDLPNLDETICKDLVFVCGHNPHAIRAVASRMKLGHMQPKEFLELLKTPALAKQVFDHKYGVKMSTEGQEIEQQESVVRCLRVVFDQLDNKYKSLLIKLSVFPSFFYRDVASIILGEEKSVTGLYLQDLCIYGLLEFDKLDQFKNIDSCEGDCNQYNVHTLVRLTCELETRDDSLRPFFYTAMIAFLNHYHRVINDICELANKHFKEGLEKRTDGMLSLMAWSRQIEAKSRKAKAEGDLISYSFLCAWVGDQYICQAQILEAHKAADNGLTTLDKLKSGDKSHENTMIAKAACLYVRGRAYIGQQKYEESLIVLHESLALRRKLEGDHTMTARVLNTIGQVFYCQKKLRDAQRYHQEAWDMIDKITGGKPEVHIDFSVYVMNVGTCFRSWGNRYTDAKETEKAKEQYEKALDFFNNALKMQQRSFPGLEIKLTSKILRNRALCYFEMEEYTKALPDAERSLRISQRILKENPDTARCLYFVGCTHHHIGKKILTAEDVSEDEKADAYNHYSLSMKFLEEAYNMEHSLGPHRRSIDYDDLKKEIMDVLSSLRKDEDAKNLWEQRFAKTDQQDTTGSYYTCYEHIGAPTQPTETTKEEDDDEPMQPTQPTETTKEEEDNEPMQPHKSTDEDGASVKRSEGRKKGGDALADRKNCARATSPKKRKLEK